A genome region from Ammoniphilus oxalaticus includes the following:
- a CDS encoding DUF4179 domain-containing protein, giving the protein MNKLKQELEKIKIPKELHSKVRLGVKLANKEQPRMRFKKMVTFPLAASLFLALTIGVGAATIPAFNHLLSFVSPQIALYLHPIEASSEDDGIKMDVIAAMNDNEMAVIYVTMQDLVGDRIDETLDLYDYSLIGASMFNSQIVDYDETTKTATLRIQANGGKDLNNKKARFQAQTFLSHKQKFEDIRVDANWTEVEAKNVETIPLDMDNIPGGGGELYNELKRQGTVQVLKPGEIKWTLPEIDFMRISNLGIIDNRLHIQVKWTGNDIDSHGHFYLTDDLGNKIYSSSVSFGLDPVGKTGYGNEYNEYVFNIEHLDLNQFSLMGNFYFNGNNSRGNWNTTFKIKSVGNEWSKDFQREFRTWTAHQITVSPLGVSLYGNGKFDKDDTITVEAKMTDGSLLAFDSMISFTEKDQVIVKFTSPEPIDISKVERIRIDSVEVEI; this is encoded by the coding sequence ATGAATAAACTAAAACAGGAGCTAGAGAAAATAAAGATCCCGAAAGAATTACACAGTAAAGTGCGCCTTGGCGTGAAGTTGGCTAATAAGGAGCAACCAAGAATGAGATTTAAGAAAATGGTAACATTTCCATTGGCAGCCTCTTTATTTCTCGCGCTTACAATTGGCGTTGGGGCCGCAACCATACCCGCTTTTAATCATTTATTATCCTTTGTTAGTCCACAAATAGCGCTCTATCTTCACCCTATCGAAGCGAGCAGTGAGGATGATGGTATTAAAATGGATGTCATTGCTGCAATGAATGATAATGAAATGGCTGTTATTTACGTGACGATGCAGGATCTTGTCGGAGACCGAATCGATGAAACACTTGATCTCTATGATTACTCATTAATCGGGGCATCCATGTTCAATAGCCAAATAGTTGATTATGATGAAACAACGAAAACGGCTACATTACGGATTCAAGCTAACGGAGGAAAAGATCTCAACAATAAAAAAGCGCGCTTTCAAGCGCAAACTTTTCTAAGTCACAAACAAAAATTTGAAGATATTCGGGTCGATGCCAATTGGACAGAGGTAGAAGCGAAAAACGTTGAAACGATTCCTCTAGACATGGACAATATTCCTGGCGGAGGTGGCGAATTGTATAATGAATTAAAGAGACAGGGAACTGTCCAAGTTTTGAAACCTGGTGAGATTAAGTGGACTCTTCCAGAAATAGACTTTATGCGCATATCTAATCTCGGAATCATCGATAATCGTCTTCATATTCAAGTAAAATGGACGGGAAATGATATTGATAGTCACGGTCATTTTTATCTTACCGATGACTTGGGTAATAAAATCTACTCATCAAGTGTTAGTTTTGGACTTGATCCAGTTGGAAAAACCGGTTACGGAAATGAGTATAACGAATATGTTTTTAATATCGAGCATCTCGATCTAAATCAGTTTTCGCTTATGGGCAACTTCTATTTTAATGGTAACAACAGTAGAGGAAACTGGAACACCACATTTAAGATCAAATCCGTTGGAAATGAGTGGTCCAAAGACTTTCAACGGGAATTTAGAACCTGGACCGCGCATCAAATCACCGTTTCGCCGCTTGGTGTTAGTTTATATGGAAATGGTAAATTTGATAAAGATGACACAATAACAGTGGAAGCAAAAATGACCGATGGCAGTCTTTTAGCCTTTGACTCAATGATCAGCTTTACTGAAAAGGATCAAGTAATCGTAAAATTCACTTCACCCGAGCCGATTGATATTTCTAAGGTTGAAAGGATTCGTATTGACAGCGTTGAGGTCGAAATTTAA
- a CDS encoding C-terminal binding protein: protein MGSWKVVVTDFDYADVHPEEEVLDRLGITLIKAQCRSEADVIEICKDADGVLTQYAPFTREVIEQLDKCKVISRYGIGVDTVDLAAATEKGIIVSNVTDYCIDEVSDHAMAFLLACARKTVVYNQAVKQGVWDYKVGMPMFRLRGRALGLVGLGRIPQQVARKAQAFGMRVIAYDPYLPEHVARDLNVELVDLNTLCEQADFISIHTPLTEATRGFIGPEQFRRMKPEAVIINTARGPIINEQAMINALESGAIAGAGLDVLEQEPIPADHPFMKMDQVILNPHAAWHSNEAQEELKRKVAENVVDVLSGYWPRYLVNREVREKVKLKEKSPTSE from the coding sequence ATGGGATCATGGAAAGTCGTTGTAACCGATTTTGATTATGCTGATGTACACCCGGAGGAAGAGGTACTTGACCGTCTAGGGATTACCTTGATAAAAGCGCAATGTCGCTCGGAAGCGGACGTGATTGAAATATGCAAAGACGCCGATGGGGTTCTGACGCAATACGCCCCGTTTACGCGGGAAGTGATCGAGCAGTTAGATAAGTGTAAAGTGATTTCTCGCTATGGAATCGGCGTCGATACCGTTGATTTGGCGGCCGCAACGGAAAAAGGGATTATCGTTAGTAATGTAACTGATTACTGTATCGATGAAGTATCCGATCATGCGATGGCTTTTTTATTGGCATGCGCTCGTAAAACTGTTGTGTATAATCAAGCAGTCAAACAAGGCGTTTGGGATTATAAAGTCGGGATGCCGATGTTTCGCTTGCGCGGTAGGGCGCTCGGGTTAGTAGGACTTGGTAGAATTCCACAACAAGTCGCTAGAAAAGCGCAAGCTTTTGGCATGAGGGTGATCGCTTATGATCCGTATTTGCCAGAGCATGTCGCGCGCGATTTGAATGTGGAGCTGGTCGATCTGAACACGCTTTGCGAGCAGGCCGATTTTATTTCCATCCATACACCGCTGACGGAAGCGACGCGAGGCTTCATTGGACCTGAACAATTCCGACGAATGAAACCGGAGGCGGTGATCATCAATACCGCTCGTGGACCGATCATTAATGAGCAAGCAATGATCAACGCTTTAGAAAGCGGAGCGATCGCTGGGGCGGGGTTGGACGTATTGGAGCAAGAACCAATTCCCGCGGATCATCCGTTTATGAAGATGGACCAGGTGATCTTGAACCCGCACGCTGCCTGGCATTCCAATGAAGCGCAGGAAGAATTAAAGCGCAAAGTAGCGGAAAACGTCGTGGACGTTTTGTCAGGTTACTGGCCGCGTTATCTCGTCAATCGAGAGGTACGAGAGAAAGTGAAATTGAAGGAGAAAAGCCCAACATCGGAGTAG
- a CDS encoding sigma-70 family RNA polymerase sigma factor — protein MIRLVEKSQKGDAKAFLKLFQMYEIEVYRTAFIYVKNEDDALDIAQDVAYQSFKKIRSLKNPEYLKTWLIRITINCAINTVRRNQKVVHLKPEIEQMISSEDEDIPLSLTLQELIDTLREDEKSVVLLRFYHDHTFKEIAEALDIPLGTAKSILYRALAKLRKDLKEVNSHE, from the coding sequence ATGATTCGTTTAGTGGAAAAATCCCAAAAGGGGGACGCCAAAGCCTTTCTAAAGCTTTTTCAAATGTATGAGATTGAAGTTTACCGAACAGCTTTTATCTATGTAAAAAATGAAGATGATGCCTTAGATATTGCGCAGGATGTCGCTTATCAGTCTTTTAAAAAGATCCGATCGTTGAAAAATCCAGAGTATCTAAAAACGTGGCTTATCCGTATTACAATAAATTGCGCAATTAATACTGTTCGAAGAAACCAAAAAGTGGTCCATCTTAAACCTGAAATTGAACAAATGATCAGTTCAGAGGATGAAGACATTCCACTTTCCCTTACCTTGCAAGAACTAATTGACACGTTGCGCGAGGATGAAAAAAGCGTGGTACTACTAAGGTTTTATCACGATCACACATTCAAGGAAATAGCCGAAGCATTGGACATACCGCTTGGGACTGCAAAATCAATTCTATACCGAGCCTTAGCAAAATTGCGAAAGGACTTGAAGGAGGTTAACTCACATGAATAA
- the dgoD gene encoding galactonate dehydratase — MKITKFETFIVPPRWLFLKIETDEGIVGWGEPIIEGRAATVEAAVHELSDYLIGKDPLRIEDHWQTLYRSGFYRGGPILMSAIAGIDQALWDIKGKFHNAPIYQLLGGACRDSIRVYSWIGGDRPNDVGTAAKEAQQAGFSAVKMNASEELQYVDSYAKVDQVVERISAVREAVGADFGIGIDFHGRVHKPMAKILAKELEPFRPMFIEEPVLAENNEALREIAQHTHIPIATGERMFSRWEFKPLLQDGYVDIIQPDLSHAGGITECKKIAAMAEAYDVAVAFHCPLGPIALAACLQVDATAHNAFIQEQSLGIHYNEGSDLLDYVVDRSVFDYEQGFVRIPQGPGLGVEIDEEHVRKMAKQGHKWKNPVWRHADGSVAEW; from the coding sequence ATGAAAATAACAAAGTTTGAAACGTTCATTGTTCCGCCTCGCTGGCTATTTTTAAAAATTGAAACGGATGAAGGGATTGTTGGCTGGGGTGAGCCCATTATTGAGGGACGAGCCGCTACCGTTGAAGCGGCAGTCCATGAATTAAGCGACTACCTGATTGGGAAGGATCCGTTGCGGATTGAAGATCATTGGCAAACGTTGTACCGTAGCGGTTTTTACCGCGGGGGCCCAATTTTAATGAGCGCGATTGCGGGCATCGATCAAGCCCTGTGGGATATTAAAGGTAAGTTCCATAACGCTCCGATCTATCAATTGTTAGGCGGAGCTTGCCGTGATTCGATTCGTGTTTACTCGTGGATTGGCGGAGATCGCCCGAACGATGTGGGGACGGCAGCTAAAGAGGCTCAGCAAGCTGGTTTTTCAGCGGTAAAAATGAATGCGAGCGAGGAGCTGCAATACGTTGATTCATACGCAAAAGTGGACCAGGTTGTGGAACGAATCAGCGCGGTTCGCGAAGCAGTTGGGGCGGATTTTGGGATCGGAATCGATTTTCACGGACGGGTCCATAAACCGATGGCAAAAATCCTTGCAAAAGAGTTAGAGCCGTTTCGTCCAATGTTCATCGAGGAACCCGTGTTAGCGGAAAATAATGAAGCGTTGCGCGAGATTGCTCAGCATACGCATATTCCAATCGCGACGGGGGAGCGAATGTTTTCGCGTTGGGAATTCAAACCGCTGTTGCAGGATGGCTATGTTGATATTATTCAACCTGATTTATCGCATGCGGGCGGAATTACGGAATGCAAAAAGATTGCAGCCATGGCGGAAGCGTATGATGTTGCTGTCGCGTTTCATTGTCCACTCGGGCCTATTGCCCTCGCTGCTTGTTTGCAAGTCGACGCAACCGCGCATAACGCGTTTATTCAAGAGCAAAGTTTGGGGATCCACTATAACGAGGGCAGCGATCTGCTGGATTATGTCGTTGATCGGTCTGTTTTCGATTATGAACAAGGCTTTGTTCGCATCCCACAAGGACCCGGCTTGGGAGTCGAGATCGATGAGGAACATGTTCGGAAAATGGCGAAGCAAGGTCACAAATGGAAAAACCCCGTTTGGAGACACGCGGATGGATCGGTTGCTGAATGGTAA
- a CDS encoding sigma factor regulator N-terminal domain-containing protein has protein sequence METSSLKSALKKAKRKQLLKTIIISTLVVLISIPVLYKTGNHFAAKGSAKLHNKLFLYHQIAQPNVNIDSQVTSSSSTFGGNITTNRSKNINGYIVPWSTLTSPYDWIRSSIDFNEIIPSLYWSDTQYYEYDKQTKNKSATFYHPENEKYSSIPNELAGVTQLDNHVAEVAISFDQPYTFQEIQAQIPNNLNTVWLYLTSEMRDEKMGPVGMPVYGFNPGDEPDEAYGSFVKALQQYDPKGHIEGIQQFLEMNKDKSFDEVKVLGMMLTGQTQNFKALENQDFIRAASVGATAPIVPYIEPEK, from the coding sequence ATGGAAACATCATCGTTGAAAAGCGCGTTAAAGAAAGCCAAGCGAAAACAATTACTAAAAACGATCATTATCTCGACATTGGTTGTACTAATTTCAATCCCAGTTCTTTATAAAACGGGGAATCATTTTGCGGCAAAAGGTTCCGCGAAACTTCATAATAAACTTTTTTTGTATCATCAAATTGCCCAGCCGAACGTTAACATTGATTCTCAAGTGACCAGTAGTTCCTCCACGTTTGGCGGCAACATCACAACGAATCGATCTAAAAATATTAATGGCTACATCGTCCCGTGGAGTACGTTGACAAGTCCATACGATTGGATTCGAAGTAGTATTGATTTTAACGAAATAATTCCAAGTTTATATTGGTCGGATACACAATATTATGAGTACGATAAACAAACAAAGAATAAATCAGCGACCTTTTATCATCCTGAAAACGAAAAATATTCTTCGATTCCAAATGAATTAGCGGGGGTTACCCAACTCGACAATCATGTCGCAGAGGTGGCGATTTCCTTCGATCAGCCGTACACGTTTCAAGAAATTCAGGCGCAAATTCCCAACAACTTAAACACCGTTTGGCTGTATTTAACATCGGAAATGAGAGATGAAAAAATGGGACCTGTGGGTATGCCTGTTTATGGATTTAATCCGGGAGATGAGCCGGACGAGGCGTATGGAAGTTTTGTGAAGGCGTTGCAGCAATATGATCCGAAGGGTCATATTGAAGGGATTCAACAATTTTTAGAAATGAACAAAGACAAATCATTCGATGAGGTAAAAGTGTTAGGGATGATGCTGACGGGTCAAACGCAAAATTTCAAAGCGTTAGAAAATCAGGATTTCATCCGCGCCGCCTCTGTCGGAGCTACCGCCCCGATTGTTCCGTATATCGAGCCAGAGAAATAA
- a CDS encoding RNA polymerase sigma factor, with translation MKKEDALASYLLNLGEEVLRLLQMRGSRKEDAEDIIQNTFYKVYTLLDELTEVNIRPWFFRVALNEHIDFMRKKEQQNIYITDEMFAMLQHTDRAFDAFLNKDEIVYLLKDIKQEHKEIFFLKYYYDLSYEEIATMLDIKVNNVKQRLYRARQSIRSTIGGRT, from the coding sequence ATGAAAAAAGAAGATGCGCTTGCCTCCTACTTGCTCAACTTAGGAGAGGAAGTGTTACGGTTATTGCAAATGAGAGGATCCAGAAAAGAAGATGCGGAGGATATCATTCAAAATACGTTTTACAAAGTGTATACATTGTTGGATGAGTTGACGGAGGTGAACATCCGACCTTGGTTTTTTAGAGTGGCGCTGAACGAGCATATCGATTTCATGAGAAAAAAGGAGCAGCAGAACATTTACATTACGGATGAAATGTTCGCGATGTTGCAACATACGGATCGCGCGTTTGACGCTTTTTTAAATAAGGACGAGATTGTCTATCTTTTAAAGGATATCAAACAAGAGCACAAAGAAATTTTCTTTTTGAAGTATTATTACGATCTTTCGTATGAAGAGATTGCCACGATGCTGGATATAAAAGTAAACAATGTGAAACAAAGATTGTACCGGGCGCGGCAATCCATTCGATCAACCATAGGAGGGAGAACATAG